A single window of Channa argus isolate prfri chromosome 12, Channa argus male v1.0, whole genome shotgun sequence DNA harbors:
- the LOC137137152 gene encoding C-type mannose receptor 2-like: MRHFQLQGALLQCTYFMQDSMDNSSCLDELVLSRTYGFVQEAGAEKCCMSCTVLLRVVYVSTSRMRDNRRILKNHQIREKMQSSVFLLILMGHCSFTFHLYNYHFIEDKKTWDEAQKYCKEIYTDLATVSNMTDMMSVHNSTQCQQEAWIGLYKHPENRRWHWSLPGVEFSDNQTIWDQGEPNNKNGKENCALMKNYTWKDFPCNDHYGFICYNETEQPNRTFHKIEYGMTWSQALNYCRVNHTDLISGFDQLKDVKSQLVSKVEPDEKLWIGLYRATWMWSDGSSYSFRYWESLSTNDLVDEQGDKKCATTVLKKGGKLSFDDCNKEKPFICYSGKVILIKQDKTWNEALNYCRKKYHDLVSITSPNIQAEVQEEAKKAKTTHVWIGLRYTCTLDLWFWVSDEPVCYDNWDLPKKTNECGHAAAMEPNGQNKWFKMDSTNKFNFICSTG, from the exons ATGCGTCACTTCCAGCTGCAGGGGGCTCTCCTGCAGTGCACTTACTTCATGCAGGACAGCATGGACAACAGCAGCTGTCTTGATGAGCTGGTCCTGAGTAGGACCTATGGTTTTGTCCAG GAAGCTGGAGCAGAGAAGTGCTGTATGAGCTGCACTGTTTTACTGAGAGTAGTCTACGTCAGCACATCACGCATGAGGGATAACaggaggattttaaaaaatcaccaAAT cagagaaaaaatgCAGTCAAGTGTGTTTCTGCTCATTCTGATGG gTCACTGTTCCTTCACTTTCCACCTGTATAATTACCACTTTATTGAAGATAAAAAGACCTGGGATGAGGCCCAGAAGTACTGCAAGGAAATCTACACAGACCTGGCCACAGTGTCTAACATGACAGACATGATGAGTGTCCATAATTCTACTCAGTGTCAGCAGGAAGCCTGGATTGGTCTGTACAAACACCCTGAAAACAGAAGATGGCACTGGTCTCTGCCAGGGGTGGAGTTTAGTGACAATCAGACAATATGGGACCAAGGAGAGCCGAATAATAAAAATGGTAAAGAGAATTGTGCTCTGATGAAGAATTACACCTGGAAGGATTTCCCCTGTAATGACCACTATGGATTTATCTGCTACAATG AAACAGAGCAACCTAAcagaacatttcataaaattgAGTATGGGATGACCTGGTCACAGGCTCTGAACTACTGCAGAGTAAATCACACAGACCTGATCAGTGGATTTGATCAGTTAAAGGATGTAAAATCCCAGCTTGTGTCTAAGGTGGAGCCTGATGAGAAATTGTGGATCGGTCTGTACAGAGCCACCTGGATGTGGTCGGATGGAAGTAGTTACTCTTTCAGATACTGGGAAAGTTTATCAACCAATGATCTGGTTGATGAACAAGGTGACAAGAAATGTGCTACGACTGTGttaaagaaaggaggaaaattGAGCTTTGATGattgtaataaagaaaaacccTTCATCTGCTACAGTG GTAAAGTGATTCTGATCAAACAAGACAAGACATGGAACGAGGCCTTAAATTACTGCAGAAAAAAGTATCATGACTTGGTCTCTATCACCTCCCCTAACATACAGGCAGAGGTACAAGAGGAAGCtaagaaagcaaaaacaaccCATGTGTGGATTGGACTGCGCTACACCTGCACTTTGGATTTGTGGTTTTGGGTCAGTGATGAGCCGGTCTGCTATGACAACTGGGACTTAcctaaaaagacaaatgagtGTGGCCATGCTGCAGCCATGGAACCAAATGGACAAAATAAGTGGTTTAAAATGGATTctacaaacaaatttaatttcatCTGTTCTACGGGTTAA